The Centroberyx gerrardi isolate f3 chromosome 12, fCenGer3.hap1.cur.20231027, whole genome shotgun sequence genome has a window encoding:
- the LOC139918714 gene encoding single-strand DNA endonuclease ASTE1-like — translation MGVQGLCSLIEANSQIYRDVRFRDSQLVIDGSNLCYLLYYDSDLDQNHGGEYAAFEDLIGKFVKALKDCRIEPYVVLDGGTDITGKKLDTLKKKAEQQIQRAHAAAEEGGKENIKPPLAKKVFKQTLARLEVPVAQCFAEADREIAALASEWKCPVLSNDSDFYIFDLPAGLLPITHFHWKSVERSGSRMESFIRCKSYTTSSFCTLFNIQPQVLPVFAALAGNDYVKLQELTSRWARSAPAGSGSAGRLKVLLRWLSGFQRPQEAVEAALRLMGDLSRQREAEVRQGLSLGTEEYQLPPSDLSSFFTDGTAPQLLPEAVGLVPDWARLPLTQGRLTDDILDVLLLKRVRLGVMVDHGSLPSAYLTSRPLRQVMYGLLLGGERTIRVEESDREGLRLGSCMVRPALRGVAQQLKLDSLDEAAPSLCLQVFLEALGVKPTRLSELPPHLHLPVAVTCYWMREASPPPDRSLLEALMLGLVTGETQRESAGSSALQSEKTHCSQKPDRDVAHAYNQWQACMMDSIHLNQLLGRPLPEPHISRLYQGLLVHQLVPKLRTGTTPELLLSSNSTGIQLYRDLQAAVLQSQETTASSAAGREENLRSL, via the exons ATGGGAGTTCAGGGCTTGTGCAGCTTAATCGAGGCCAACAGCCAGATCTACCGGGATGTCCGCTTCAGGGACAGCCAGCTGGTGATTGACGGCTCCAATCTGTGCTACCTGCTGTATTACGACTCCGATCTGGACCAGAATCACGGCGGGGAGTATGCTGCGTTTGAGGACCTGATTGGAAAGTTTGTCAAAGCCCTGAAAGACTGCCGGATCGAGCCGTACGTGGTGCTGGACGGAGGGACGGACATCACCGGTAAGAAACTGGACACCTTGAAGAAAAAAGCTGAACAGCAGATCCAGAGAGCCCACGCCGCGGCGGAGGAGGGCGGGAAGGAGAACATCAAGCCTCCTCTGGCCAAGAAGGTGTTCAAACAGACGCTGGCCCGGCTGGAGGTCCCGGTGGCCCAGTGCTTTGCAGAGGCCGACCGAGAGATCGCCGCCCTGGCCAGCGAGTGGAAGTGTCCGGTGCTTTCCAATGACAGCGACTTCTACATCTTTGACCTCCCGGCCGGACTGCTGCCCATCACCCATTTTCACTGGAAGTCGGTGGAGCGGAGCGGGTCCCGGATGGAGAGCTTCATCCGCTGTAAGAGCTACACCACCTCCAGCTTCTGCACCTTGTTCAACATCCAGCCCCAAGTCCTGCCGGTCTTCGCCGCGCTGGCTGGGAACGACTACGTGAAGCTGCAGGAGCTGACCTCCCGCTGGGCGCGCTCCGCCCCGGCCGGCAGCGGGTCGGCGGGCCGCCTGAAGGTGCTGCTCCGCTGGCTGAGTGGCTTCCAGCGGCCCCAGGAGGCCGTGGAGGCGGCACTGAGGCTGATGGGAGACctgagcaggcagagagaggcggagGTGCGGCAGGGCTTGTCTCTGGGCACGGAGGAGTACCAGCTCCCTCCCAGCGACCTGAGCAGTTTTTTCACCGACGGGACAGCGCCCCAACTCCTCCCGGAGGCGGTGGGTCTGGTCCCAGACTGGGCCCGGCTGCCTCTCACCCAGGGCCGGCTGACCGACGACATCCTGGACGTGCTGCTGCTTAAGAGGGTGCGCCTCGGCGTCATGGTGGACCACGGCAGTCTGCCCAGCGCCTACCTGACCTCCCGGCCGCTCCGCCAGGTGATGTACGGGCTGCTGCTGGGCGGCGAGCGGACGATCCGGGTGGAGGAGTCCGACAGAGAGGGCCTCCGGCTGGGCAGCTGCATGGTCCGTCCCGCCCTGCGGGGGGTCGCTCAGCAGCTCAAACTGGACTCACTGGATGAG GCTGCACCCTCGCTGTGTCTCCAGGTGTTTCTGGAGGCTCTGGGGGTGAAGCCGACCCGTCTGAGCGAGCTGCCGCCTCACCTGCACCTCCCGGTGGCCGTTACCTGCTACTGGATGCGGGAGGCCAGCCCTCCTCCAGACCGCAGCCTGCTGGAGGCGCTGATGCTGGGACTGGTGACcggagaaacacagagagagagtgctgggAGCAgtg cTCTGCAGTCTGAGAAGACACACTGCAGCCAGAAGCCGGATCGGGACGTGGCTCATGCCTACAACCAATGGCAGGCCTGCATGATGGACAGCATTCACCTGAACCAGCTGCTGGGCCGCCCGCTACCTGAACCTCACATCTCAAG GTTGTACCAGGGACTGTTGGTCCACCAGCTGGTCCCCAAGCTGAGGACAGGGACGACCCCCGAGCTTCTCCTGAGCAGCAACTCCACCGGCATACAGCTGTACCGAGACCTGCAGGCCGCCGTGCTCCAGTCTCAGGAAACCACGGCCTCGTCAGCGGCgggaagagaggaaaacctCCGCAGCCTCTAG
- the LOC139918708 gene encoding single-strand DNA endonuclease ASTE1-like, with translation MGVQGLCSLIEANNQIYQDVHFRDSRLVIDGFNLCYLMYFRSGLDQNHGGEYAAFEDLIGKFVKALKDCRIEPYVVLDGGTDYTAKKLDTLKESAKDRIRRAHAAAEEGGWGSILPPLAKKVFKQTLARLEVPVAQCFGEADREIAALASEWKCPVLSNDSDFYIFDLPAGLLPITHFQWEAGGRSGSWRESFIRCKSYTTSSFCTLFNIQPQVLPVFAALAGNDYVKLREVRLTSRWASSAPAGSRSAGRLKVLLRWLSGFQRPREAVEAALRLMGDLSRQREAEVLQGLSLGMEEYQLPPSYLRSFFTDGTVPPLLPEAVGLVPDWARLPLTQGRLTEDILDVLLLKRIGLGPMVDHGSLPSAYLTSRPLRQVMYGLLLGGGQSVRVEESDREDLRLSSCMVHPALRGVAQQLKLDSLDKAAHSLRLQVFLEALGVKPTHLNGLPPHLRLPVAVTRYWMRDASPSPDRSLLQALMLGLVTGETQRASAGSSALRPTKTHCSQKPDLDVAHAYNQWQACMMDSIHLNQLLGCPLPEPHIAWLYQGLLVHQLVDRLRRATKPAFLLNRNSTRNHGLVSGGEEKKTSAASR, from the exons ATGGGGGTTCAGGGCTTGTGCAGCTTGATCGAGGCCAACAACCAGATCTACCAGGATGTCCACTTCAGGGACAGCCGGCTGGTGATTGACGGCTTCAACCTGTGTTACCTGATGTATTTCCGTTCTGGTCTGGACCAGAATCACGGCGGGGAGTACGCTGCGTTTGAGGACCTGATCGGAAAGTTTGTCAAAGCCCTGAAAGACTGCCGGATCGAGCCGTACGTGGTGCTGGACGGAGGGACGGACTACACGGCTAAGAAACTGGACACCCTGAAGGAAAGTGCTAAAGACCGGATCCGGAGAGCCCACGCCGCGGCGGAGGAGGGCGGGTGGGGGAGTATCCTGCCTCCTCTGGCCAAGAAGGTGTTCAAACAGACGCTGGCCCGGCTGGAGGTCCCGGTGGCCCAGTGCTTTGGAGAGGCCGACCGAGAGATCGCTGCCCTGGCCAGCGAGTGGAAGTGTCCGGTGCTTTCCAATGACAGCGACTTCTACATCTTTGACCTCCCGGCCGGACTGCTGCCCATCACCCATTTCCAGTGGGAGGCGGGGGGGCGGAGCGGGTCCTGGAGGGAGAGCTTCATCCGCTGTAAGAGCTACACCACCTCCAGCTTCTGCACCTTGTTCAACATCCAGCCCCAAGTCCTGCCGGTCTTCGCCGCGCTGGCTGGGAACGACTACGTGAAGCTGCGGGAGGTGAGGCTGACCTCCCGCTGGGCGTCCTCCGCCCCGGCCGGCAGCAGGTCAGCGGGCCGCCTGAAGGTGCTGCTCCGCTGGCTGAGTGGCTTCCAGCGGCCCCGGGAGGCCGTGGAGGCGGCACTGAGGCTGATGGGAGACCTGagtaggcagagagaggcagaggtgcTGCAGGGCTTGTCTCTGGGCATGGAGGAGTACCAGCTCCCTCCCAGCTACCTGAGGAGTTTTTTCACCGACGGGACagtgccccccctcctcccagagGCGGTGGGTCTGGTCCCAGACTGGGCCCGGCTGCCTCTCACCCAGGGCCGTCTGACCGAAGACATCCTGGACGTGCTGCTGCTGAAGAGGATAGGCCTCGGCCCCATGGTGGACCACGGCAGTCTGCCCAGCGCCTACCTGACCTCCCGGCCGCTCCGCCAGGTGATGTACGGGCTGCTGCTGGGCGGCGGGCAGAGCGTGCGGGTGGAGGAGTCCGACAGAGAGGACCTCCGGCTGAGCAGCTGCATGGTCCATCCTGCCCTGCGGGGGGTCGCTCAGCAGCTGAAACTGGACTCACTGGATAAG GCTGCACACTCATTGCGTCTCCAGGTGTTTCTGGAGGCTCTGGGGGTGAAGCCGACCCATCTGAACGGGCTGCCGCCTCACCTGCGCCTCCCGGTGGCCGTTACCCGCTACTGGATGCGGGACGCCAGCCCTTCTCCAGACCGCAGCCTGCTGCAGGCGCTGATGCTGGGACTGGTGACCGGAGAAACACAACGAGCGAGCGCTGGGAGCAGTg ctctgCGGCCTACGAAGACACACTGCAGCCAGAAGCCGGATCTGGACGTGGCTCATGCCTACAACCAATGGCAGGCCTGCATGATGGACAGCATTCACCTGAACCAGCTGCTGGGCTGCCCACTACCTGAACCCCACATCGCATG GTTGTACCAGGGACTGCTGGTCCACCAACTGGTCGACAGGCTGAGGAGAGCGACGAAACCCGCCTTCCTCCTGAACAGGAACTCCACCA GAAACCACGGCCTCGTCAGCGGcggggaagagaagaaaaccTCCGCAGCCTCTAGATGA
- the LOC144541956 gene encoding calcium-transporting ATPase type 2C member 1-like — protein sequence MKLKLQPAAPPDSGSVRSIAALTLISLATLMNFPNPLNAMQILWINIIMDGPPAQSLGVEPVDRDVIRKPPRNVRDSIITRSLLIKVLVSALIIVCGTLFVFWRELRDNVITPRDTTMTFTCFVFFDMFNALSSRSQTRMVHEMGLCSNRMFCYAVLGSIMGQLLVIYFPPLQSVFQTESLSIFDLLFLLGLTSSVCVVSEGIKKVERLRGGDRTSSLANDSFHEV from the exons ATGAAACTGAAGCTCcaacctgctgctcctcctgactCTGGATCAGTCAG gagtATTGCAGCGCTGACGCTCATCTCCTTGGCAACGCTCATGAACTTCCCCAACCCGCTGAACGCCATGCAGATCCTGTGGATCAACATCATCATGGACGGACCTCCCGCTCAGAG TTTGGGGGTGGAGCCTGTGGACCGGGACGTGATCAGGAAGCCGCCTCGTAACGTGAGAGACAGCATCATCACCCGCAGTCTGCTCATCAAAGTCTTGGTGTCGGCGCTCATCATCGTCTGCGGGACGCTGTTCGTCTTCTGGAGAGAG TTGCGGGACAACGTGATCACTCCTCGAGACACGACCATGACCTTCACCTGCTTCGTCTTCTTCGACATGTTTAACGCTCTCAGCTCCCGCTCGCAG ACCCGGATGGTGCATGAAATGGGTCTGTGCAGTAACAGGATGTTCTGCTACGCCGTCCTGGGCTCCATCATGGGCCAGCTGCTGGTCATCTACTTCCCTCCTCTGCAGAGCGTCTTCCAGACAGAGAGCCTCAGCATCTTCG ACCTGCTGTTCCTGCTCGGCCTCACCTCGTCGGTGTGCGTGGTGTCAGAGGGCATCAAGAAGGTGGAGAGGCTGCGGGGAGGCGACAGGACGTCCAGCCTGGCCAACGACTCCTTCCACGAGGTATGA